A window of the Zeugodacus cucurbitae isolate PBARC_wt_2022May chromosome 4, idZeuCucr1.2, whole genome shotgun sequence genome harbors these coding sequences:
- the LOC105220728 gene encoding putative phosphatidate phosphatase, translating into MCKTPSSRLLLRLIIDVVILIALCCVALIALPKLLPTTRRGFFCSDVALRYPYTASLLSRVHITIAVIALPAAIMLVVEMLWAAVRASRKSETNTISTRRAGVQQFVFVGINIPTFVSECYKIVGAYFFGLALVLIAARATKNFVGRLRPYFFDVCQPQLLETLGGGLACERPNAPHALNVTSGYIEDYECYELAASAELLAMARQSFPSSYTATVVYAMCFIVFYLQARLSKRALLVLKTLLQFGFLILAALVAIERFYTHQNHWSDILAGAVLGFFIAGFTTLAVADVFKSLPLKKRKPRDDSNRIYGYYGVNRIAKYY; encoded by the coding sequence atgtgcaaAACGCCGAGTTCACGTCTGCTGCTGCGGCTCATAATCGATGTTGTGATTTTAATTGCGCTCTGCTGCGTCGCGCTGATTGCGCTGCCCAAACTATTGCCCACCACGCGGCGCGGCTTCTTCTGCAGCGATGTCGCGTTGCGCTACCCTTACACCGCATCGCTGTTGAGTCGCGTACACATCACAATTGCGGTGATCGCACTACCCGCCGCCATTATGCTGGTGGTGGAGATGTTGTGGGCGGCGGTGCGCGCATCACGCAAGTCTGAGACAAACACAATTTCGACGCGTCGCGCCGGCGTGCAACAATTCGTATTCGTTGGCATCAACATACCGACCTTCGTGAGTGAGTGCTACAAGATTGTCGGCGCCTACTTCTTTGGCCTGGCGCTGGTACTGATAGCAGCGCGCGCAACGAAAAACTTTGTGGGTCGCTTGCGCCCTTACTTCTTCGACGTCTGCCAACCGCAGTTGTTGGAGACACTTGGCGGTGGTTTGGCTTGTGAGCGCCCTAACGCGCCGCATGCGCTTAATGTCACCAGCGGTTATATTGAGGACTATGAGTGCTACGAATTGGCCGCCTCTGCGGAGTTGTTGGCCATGGCGCGCCAATCCTTTCCCAGCAGCTACACAGCCACTGTCGTCTACGCGATGTGCTTCATTGTGTTTTATCTGCAGGCGCGTCTCTCTAAGCGCGCGCTGTTGGTGTTGAAGACTTTGCTGCAATTCGGTTTTCTCATTTTGGCCGCGCTAGTCGCCATTGAGCGTTTCTATACGCACCAGAATCACTGGTCGGACATATTGGCGGGCGCAGTTTTAGGTTTCTTCATTGCAGGCTTTACGACGCTCGCGGTGGCGGATGTCTTCAAGAGTTTGCCGCTGAAGAAACGTAAGCCAAGAGATGATTCCAACCGTATTTATGGCTACTATGGTGTTAATCGTATTgcaaaatattattga